The following are from one region of the Heliangelus exortis chromosome 2, bHelExo1.hap1, whole genome shotgun sequence genome:
- the AHR gene encoding aryl hydrocarbon receptor, with the protein MNPNVTYASRKRRKPVQKIVKPSPAEGVKSNPSKRHRDRLNAELDRLASLLPFPQDVIAKLDKLSVLRLSVSYLRAKSFFDVALKSSNSARPERNSIQENCRTAKHGEGMQILEGELLLQALNGFVLVVTSDALVFYVSSTIQDYLGFQQSDIIHQSVFELIHTEDRPEFQRQLHWALNPAQSADSGPSLQGDNGFSQPATYYNPDQLPPENSSFMERNFICRLRCLLDNSSGFLAMNFQGRLKFLHGQNKKGKDGATLSPQLALFAVATPLQPPSILEIRTKNFIFRTKHKLDFTPTGCDAKGKIVLGYTEAELCMRGTGYQFVHAADMLYCAENHVRMMKTGESGMTVFRLLTKENRWAWVQANARLVYKNGRPDYIIATQRPLTDEEGAEHLRKRNMKLPFMFATGEAVLYEVSFPMSSLMDPSQPKSKNTTGKGAKATLHSDSVDPNSLLGAMLRQDESVYLCPPASHKLSFERNFFSDSRDELGGGVSSSWTDNLLPSGNHNILKRELMECSQDSTVPLPEDSAALFQDNKTSDLYSIMKNLGIDFEDLKCIQQDEEFFKTELSGMDDIGDIDITDEILTYVQDSLNKSDFLYSGCNQQQPMVQNEGCLVQQELNPHQLHQHQKQLMEQQQQQQQQQQLCQKMKHMQVNGMFTNWSSGTSMPLSCSQQQQQPQQYVFPGVHATTSEFSYKSEVNASPYACRQEFIPYKQPAAVMPQLSNFAQMDFPVAGFDRSTCSASSNLEDFLSCLQQVPENRECGISSESVMLTPQTCYAGAVSMYQCAQEAQPSCVDQMQYDPVMASQQTLLNKFQNGLNGGNVNEAYPSQLDAISNAQTATHLQPLHHPTEPRSFSDLASSGFM; encoded by the exons ttGCATTAAAATCTTCTAACTCTGCAAGACCAGAAAGAAATAGTATTCAGGAAAACTGTAGAACAGCAAAACATGGAGAAGGGATGCAGATCCTGGAAGGAGAACTCTTACTGCAG GCATTAAATGGTTTTGTATTAGTTGTTACATCCGATGCTCTGGTTTTTTACGTCTCTTCTACTATCCAGGACTACTTGGGATTCCAACAA tCTGATATTATACATCAGAGTGTATTTGAGTTGATTCACACTGAAGACAGACCTGAGTTTCAGCGACAGCTACATTGGGCATTAAATCCTGCCCAGTCTGCAGATTCTGGACCAAGCTTACAAG GAGATAATGGCTTTTCACAGCCAGCAACCTATTATAACCCAGACCAACTTCCTCCAGAGAATTCTTCCTTTATGGAAAGAAATTTCATCTGCAGGTTACGATGCCTCCTGGATAATTCATCTGGGTTCCTG GCTATGAATTTTCAAGGACGGTTAAAGTTTCTTCATGGACAAAACAAGAAAGGGAAGGATGGGGCTACTTTGTCACCTCAGCTCGCTTTGTTTGCAGTAGCTACTCCCTTGCAGCCACCATCTATCCTTGAGATACGAACCAAAAACTTCATCTTCAGAACTAAACACAAACTGGATTTTACACCTACAGGCTGTGATGCAAA AGGAAAGATTGTCCTGGGGTACactgaagcagagctgtgtaTGAGAGGAACAGGATACCAGTTTGTTCATGCAGCTGATATGCTTTATTGTGCTGAAAATCATGTCCGAA TGATGAAGACAGGTGAGAGTGGAATGACTGTATTTAGGCTTCTAACCAAAGAAAACCGATGGGCCTGGGTACAGGCAAATGCACGTCTTGTATACAAAAATGGGAGACCAGATTACATCATTGCCACACAAAGACCTCTGAC aGATGAAGAAGGAGCAGAACACCTACGGAAGCGTAACATGAAGTTGCCCTTCATGTTTGCCACTGGTGAGGCTGTGCTGTATGAGGTATCTTTCCCTATGTCGAGCCTTATGGATCCCTCTCAGCCGAAGAGTAAAAACACGACAGGAAAAGGAGCCAAAGCGACGCTACACAGCGATTCCGTGGATCCCAACTCCCTCCTTGGTGCCATGTTAAGGCAGGATGAGTCTGTGTATCTCTGCCCTCCAGCATCACATAAACTTTCCTTTGAGCGAAACTTCTTTTCGGACAGCAGGGATGAACTGGGTGGTGGTGTTAGCAGCAGCTGGACAGATAACCTTCTACCTTCTGGAAATCACAACATTCTCAAACGGGAGCTAATGGAGTGTTCCCAGGACAGTACTGTTCCCCTTCCTGAAGACAGTGCAGCACTCTTTCAAGATAATAAAACCAGTGATTTGTACAGCATCATGAAAAATCTGGGTATTGACTTTGAAGATCTGAAGTGTATTCAGCAGGatgaggaattttttaaaactgaattatctGGTATGGATGATATTGGGGACATTGACATAACTGATGAAATCCTGACCTATGTTCAGGATTCCTTAAATAAGTCTGACTTCTTATATTCAGGCTGTAACCAGCAGCAGCCTATGGTCCAGAATGAAGGTTGCTTGGTACAGCAAGAATTAAATCCACATCAACTTCATCAGCACCAGAAACAGCtcatggagcagcagcagcagcagcagcagcagcagcagctctgtcagAAGATGAAACACATGCAAGTCAATGGGATGTTCACAAATTGGAGCTCTGGCACCAGCATGCCTCTTAGCTGctcacagcaacagcagcaaccCCAGCAATATGTATTCCCTGGCGTGCATGCCACTACATCCGAGTTTTCTTACAAATCCGAAGTAAACGCTTCCCCTTACGCATGCAGGCAAGAGTTTATTCCTTACAAGCAACCCGCAGCTGTGATGCCACAGCTTTCTAATTTTGCTCAAATGGATTTTCCTGTAGCAGGTTTTGACAGATCGACCTGTTCTGCTTCTTCCAACTTGGAggattttctcagctgtttgCAGCAAGTCCCTGAAAATCGTGAGTGTGGGATCAGCTCTGAGTCAGTGATGCTGACGCCCCAGACATGCTATGCAGGCGCTGTCTCTATGTACCAGTGCGCCCAGGAAGCACAGCCCAGCTGCGTGGATCAAATGCAGTATGATCCCGTGATGGCAAGCCAACAAACCTTGTTGAACAAG TTCCAAAACGGTCTCAATGGAGGTAATGTAAATGAAGCATATCCCTCTCAGTTAGATGCGATCAGTAATGCACAGACTGCCACACACCTTCAGCCTCTTCATCATCCAACAGAACCCAGATCCTTCTCAGATTTGGCATCTAGTGGATTTATGTGA